The genomic segment TAGCAAATCATTCATCGCTAAAACGTAAATCAAGGAGGTATCTTTAACGAGCGTGATCGTTTCATTACTGACTGGAGGTAAAACATTCTTAATGACTTGAGGCAAAACGATCCGGCGCATCGTTTGACCATATGTCATTCCTAGCACCTTCGCGCCTTCAAACTGCCCTCGGTCTATCGACTGGATTCCCGCACGGAAAATCTCAGCAAAATATGCCCCATAATTTAAGACAAACGCAAGTAACGCAGCTTGAAAGTCAGTCAGTGTAATGCTAACGCCTGGGATGAACGGTAACGCGTAATAGACGAATAAAAGTTGCAACATCAACGGCGTTCCTCGGAACAACCAAATATAAAATCCAATGAAGGACTTTAACGGCTTGAAGCGAGAAATTCGTCCTAAGGCAACGAACAATCCTAAGGGCAAAGAAAGAATAATTGTTGCGAAAAACATTTGTAGCGTGACAGTTGTGCCTTCAAGCATAGGCCCAATTATAGCTGATAGATATTCCATCGTTTCTCCCCAACTCTCTGATTTACTAAAAGAAGGCCAATGGTGTATTAACCATCGGCCAGCCTAATGAACTTAATCCTTTTACAATACCTTATTTTACAATATTTTTGCCAAACCATTTCTCGGAAATTTTAGCAGCAGAACCATCTGCTTTCATATCCTTAAGCGTTTTTTGGACTTTGTTCAGAAGTTCTGTATCATCCTTCCGGAATCCTACTCCATAATCTTCAGTCCCAAAGGTTTCAGTTAAAACTGTATATACCCCTGGTTTTTTAGCGGTGTAGTACCGTCCGAAAACTTCATCAATAACAACCGCATCTAAACGGCTTGTTTGTAAATCCATTAACGCTTGCGAAAAATCGCCATAAAGCTTGAGTTCCTTAAACGATTTTTGAACGTCAGGTTCATTCGCAATTGCATCAACACTCGTACTTCCGTCCTGAGTTCCTACAACTTTACCCTTAAGATCGGCTTTCGTCTTAATTGAAGAATTTGCGGGTACAATGATAATTTGTTGGTTTGCCATATAAGGCTCAGTGAAAGCGATATTTTTCTTTCTTTCCTCTGTAATCGTTAAACCATTCCAAAGGGCATCCACTTTCTTACTGTTCAACTCGACTTCCTTACTGTTCCAATCAATCGGTTTGAATTCCACTTCCATATTTAAGCGTGAGGCCGCTTCTTTAGCCATGTCAACATCAAAACCGACGAGATTATTCTGCTCATCCCGGAAGCCCATCGGCGCAAAGGTATCATCCAAGCCGATTACGATTTTTTGCGGAGTTGCAGGAGCGGCAGGTTCCGTGGTCTTAGCCGAATCCTTCGTATTTCCACAACCTGTTAATAATAAGCCACTCATGACAACAAAAGCAATTGCACTTACTAACTTTTTCATTCGCCTATCCCCTATTCTCAATATATATCCTCAACGCTTATTATTTTACTTTAGCATACTAAAGAGGTAAAGAGATGAAATGGCGCATTATTAACGATCTTCATTAACCTGTCCCTAAATCCTCCGATTTACTCTCCTTTTCTTGAATTCTAAAAATCCTTCAAGTTAACGTTTCTTTAACACTCAACTTCTATCTTTCTTAGAATTCCATCGGTATAAACCTTACCCGATATGATTGCATCCACTAACTCCCGATTTTTTAAGGAAACGCTTGTATGGATGGCCTGTCCCGAGGGCTGTAAAACTTCTAACGTCTGATATGCGCTTTGATTTAGGCTCTTCAAAATTCCTAAAGCAACGGTTCCACTTCCGCACGCCGTTTCATAAAACAAGGTGTCAATGGATCTTACCCAAACTATGGGATGTATTTTCAACTGTCGATCCATCTCCTCCAAGAATATCACTCCAACCGCTTCTGCTTCATCAATCTGAACTTGCCTTATTAGTTTCATCCCCGACTCTTTCAGTTTCTTTTTATCTTCCAGATATCTTTTGGCCGGTTCCGCTTCCACAATGATATGAATAATTCCTTTCATCTTGACCTTATAAATTCCGGGTTCAAGAACGGTAACAACATCATCTCCTGAATAAATCGGCATTTGAGACCACGCGTTCCCTTCCTCATCTACCCCAGCCTTTAAGATTTCCTCTGCTCCAGAGACCTCAATTTGAATTTCACCCGTTTTACCTTTTAGGTAATAATAGGCTGCACTTCGTGTGGCATTACCGCAAAACTCACCCCCAGCCATAACTAACTTAGGGGTTCCCTCGTTCTCAACAAAGCCAACCTGCTCAATATTTGTATCTACTTTCATTATTTCGTCATTGATTCTCTTTTTTAATTCACGACTATATCCTACCCCTTGCACTAATGCCGTATCATTACCACCAGGGCTGTAAATTTGATATTTAATTTTTCGTGTCATATTAAGACTCCCTTTAAGACTCCCTGCTCTGAAGTGAGGAATGACCATACACCTCAAGATGAGGTATCGGCGTCCCCGTGAACAGCTTACCGTTTATCGCACCTAACAGGGTTTGGCTAAAGGTATAGAGCCAAAGAAGAACTAAAAGCACAATTAAGAAAGCGGTGTAGCCAAAGATCAGCGGGCTCTCAAAGATGGCCACAATCTTTTGACTAGCAAGAGTATACGCTGCCAAGGGAAAGATGAAGGCCCACCACGCCATACTGAACGGAATCCCCCCTCTGCGAATCTGGTATAAACAAATGAGGATAATCATCCCCAAAATCCAAATTCCAAATCCCCAAATCGCAACAGCTATAAGATCCGAAAGCTGGGTAGAGGCTAAGAGGCCCATTGAGTGGGCATTTTTCGAAGCATCAATAATCGCGCTAACCGCAAGCCCGACTGCACTCAAAAAGATCCCGAAAGAGGGTGTTGTTCCTGCGGAAGGGAGCGGATGGATAGCCAAGCGTACAAAAACAAGAGCACTGATGAAGATAAAGAGAAAAAAACCAATCCCAAATAAGGCTGTATTCACGATCAGAACGGATAAACTCCAGTTAGGGTGAAATTCTATCGTGAGTGTAAGCAAAGGATTTCCAATCAAAGAAACTGCCATGTTCGCTATGGGAGCCATAATCCAGGAAAAGTTAATCATTTCTGGTTCAGGTGTTTTCTCCAGCCTCATCATTTGAAATGTCGTGTAAAAGGTGAAAAAGGTTACTCCGACAATCGCAATGATCCAAAGCGCAAAAATCAGCGTATAGGTAAGGGCTTCCCCTAAATACTGACTCCAGATGAGGTAAATATTTGTTCCAAAAATGGCGGTCCCCACAGCCATCGTGACAAAGAAATTACCCGTAAGCGGGTGTAGCAAGTCACGGCGAGCATATTCATAGTACTTGAACCAACGAAAGGTCCAAGGAATTAAGACGATAAAATAGAGAAGATCCGCCAGAGCCGCGATAGACATTCCAAAAAAATGACCCAAGGGTAAGGAATTTTGCCAGAGATATAAGATGTTAGCTAGCCCGCCTGTGCCCATAATCACAGCGAACCAGGCTGGAGCTAAATATTTAATGTAATGACGTTCTTGCACTGCGAGTAACCACCTTTCGAAGTGATGAAACATATATGACCCAATATCATCCGGCCGTTATCTTTCGCACTGCTTCGAGAAAGCGATCCATCTCGATATCGCTGCCAATACTGACTCGGAGGTAATTATCGATTCTCGGTTGTTTAAAATATCGGACAAGGATCGCTTCTTCTTTTAACTTCAAGAATAGTTCTTCTGCCTTGACGGTAGGATGACTTATGAAAATAAAGTTCGTCTTCGAGGGGATCACCTTAAAGCCCATTTTACCCAGTTCGTCTGATACCCTTTCTCGGGTCCGGATGATTTTATTTCTCGTCGCTTGAAAATATGCTTCATCCTTAATGGCCTCAACTGCCCCAGCGAGAGCTAAGCGATCTAAGGTATAGGAATTGATCGAATTCTTGATTCTCTCTAAGCCCTGAATTAGCTCCTCCTGCCCTAGCGCAAAACCAACTCTTAAGCCGGCTAAAGATCGCGACTTAGAAAAAGTCTGAACGACCAAAAGATTAGGATATTGATCAATTAAGCTCTGTGCTGACTCACCGCCAAAATCAACATACGCTTCATCAACGATGACGACATGGTCCTGATTATGGTGCAATATTTCCTCAATCGCTTCAACCGTTATATATTCACCCGTAGGCGCATTGGGATTAGGAAAGATAATGCCGCCGTTAGGCTTAAAAAACTGCTCAACAGGGAGAGTAAAATCATCCTTTAACGGAATCAACTCATAATCAATTTTGAACAAGTTTGCGTACACAGGATAAAAGCTATAGGTTATGTCAGGGAATAAGACGGGAACCTCAGGATCAAAAAAAGCCATAAAAGCAAAGGCTAAGACTTCATCGGAACCATTGCCGAAGAAAATTTGCTCCTTCTTTAACCCACAATAATTGGCTAAGGTGCGCTTTAATTCCTCGCCATTAGGGTCAGGGTATAACTTTAAACTTTCATTCGCTGTAGCTTTGATCGCCTCAAGTACTTGAGTAGAGGGGGGATATGGGTTTTCATTCGTATTCAGTTTGACATAATTTCTATCTTTAGGCTGTTCTCCTGGCACATAAGGTTCAACACTAGCCACTAGTTTACTCCAATATTTGCTCATGATTGTCTGGTCTCCTTCACGAACTTAATCTTTCTTACCATGTATTTCTAGAATATCAGATTCGCTCAAATATTGTCTAGGAATTTCACCTACACTCCCCCTAATGTATACAACATACTTTTTTTCATTCAATAACGAAAACCCCCTAAAGTCAAAGTCTTCTTCTCAGAAGATTCCTCTTTAGGGGGTTCTCTCATGCACTCTAATTCGTCGCTATTTCTTAAAAGTTTGCAGGCCGTGAGCTTGCAAAACCCTGCCTCTGCATTTCCATATGAAAGGTAAGAACCTCAAGGTTAACTGCTAAATCAACTTCGCGAAGTTCAATCGTTTCAGGCACCGACAAGTGAACCGGAGCAAAGTTCAAGATCGCTTGAACGCCAGCTCTCACCAAAGAATCAGCTATGGCTTGAGCCGAATCAGCTGGAGTCGTGATTATACCAATACGAGTATGATTTTGAGCTACAACTTTTTCAAGCTGTTCCATGGGTAAAATTTCGATGTCTTTCACCTTTGTCCCTATTTTCTCAGGATCTCTATCAAAAATACTGGTAAAATTAAAGCCCCGCTCTTTAAAGACGCGATGCATTGCTACCGCATGACCTAGATGGCCAAACCCTACCAATGCGACACTCCATTCTTCGTCTAAGGAAAGAATTTTTAAAACATCCCAATTTAATTGTTCGACATTATAACCTACGCCCCGTGTTCCAAATTCTCCGAAGAAGGATAGGTCTTTCCTGACTTGAGCAGGATTTACCCCAGCTCCTTGCGCAATATCGGGGGAAGAGGTCGTTATTTTCCCCTGACGTTTCATTTTCATTAAATAACGTGAATACACCGAAAGACGTGTTATTGTTGCTTCTGGAATTTTAGGTGCTCTCATTGAAAATCCCGCTCTCTCATTAAATTTTTCTATATTTCGACATTTCTAAAGTTTACGCTTTTAAAATGTGTTTAAATTGTCTTCATTGTATAACAAAAGGACATTTTTTATCAAGTAGATACTGTAAAGTTCCTTAGTTTCAAAAAGGTATCTAGTATCTAAATCTAGCATTATGGTTACTTTAATCCCAAATGTGCTATACTTTAAAGATAGCAGTCGTAAATTCACTGTTTATACTTGCTAAATTGGTACTATGGGGATGATTCAATTATGAGTGCACCGATGCAAATCACAAATCACCATGAGCAATGTCATATGAATGAACAATGTCTCCGATACGAAAAGTGCCCGATGGTTTTAGTCCAAGAACTTCTCGCCGGTAAGTGGAAAATCCTCATCTTATGGTATTTAAGTTACAACACGCTCCGCTTTAGCGATATCAAAAGGTTGCTCCCTCAAGTGACTCAAAAAATGCTGACGCAACAATTACGAAGCTTAGAGGAAGACAAGCTAATCTATCGAAAAGTCTATCCTGTTGTCCCCCCCAAAGTAGAATATGGACTAACCGAAGTCGGTAAGGGTATCCTGCCTATTCTTAAACTCATGCACGGTTTTGGTTCTTCCTACTTAAAAGCTGGTCTGGATAAATAAGTTGTATAATGGTAGAAATTATCATTACAAAGGAAGGTAATCTATGTCTGAAGAAAACGAATACTTGACGCGAATCTTTTTAGAGGGTAAGGAAATTATTCTTATTGGAACAGCGCACGTATCCAAGCAGAGCGCGGAACAAGTCAGGGAAGTTATCGAAGCCGAACAACCTGACTCTGTCTGTATCGAGTTAGATGAACCGCGATATCAATCGCTCATGGACGAAAATAAGTGGAAAGAGACTGATATCTTTAAGGTGATTAAAGAAAAGAAAGCCACCTTGCTTTTAATCAATCTTGCTCTTTCTTCCTTTCAAAAACGTATGGCCAAACAATTGGGTACAAATCCGGGGCAAGAAATGGTTGAAGGGATTAAATCTGCTCAAGAAGTCGGGGCTGATCTTGTACTTGCAGATCGAGATATTCAAATCACCTTTTCTCGGGTTTGGCATAATGTTGGATTCTGGGGTAAAGTAAAACTTCTGATGGAAATTATCGTAAGTATTTTCGATGATGAAAGTATTTCCGATGAAGAACTGGAAAAAATGAAATCTCAGGATATGCTAAACTCGATGCTTCAAGATTTCTCAGTCAACTTTCCTAAATTAAAAGCTCCTTTGATTGATGAACGAAATGAATATTTAGCTCAAAAAATTAAAGAAGCGCCTGGAAATAAGATTGTTGCCGTCTTAGGAGCTGCTCATGTCCCAGGAATTAAAGAAGAGCTCCCTAAAGAGCATGATTTAGACCGTCTATCCCAGCTCCCTCCTAAATCGAAGATTACTCCCATTTTAGGTTGGACGATTCCCCTTCTTATTGTTGCCCTTATTGCCTACACCTTTTATATGAATCCTTCAGCTGGAGTCCAGCAAACCTTAAGCTGGGTGCTATGGACGGGATCTCTTTCCGCTATCGGAACTGCGCTTGCTTTTGGCCATCCGCTGGCCATTATTACGGCCTTTATCGCAGCGCCGATATCTGCTTTACATCCACTCATCGCAGCAGGTTGGTTTGCCGGATTTGTTCAGGCCTATTTCCGTCGACCCAATGTTGGCGACTTTGAAACGCTTTCCGAGGATGTGTTAAGCGTCAAAGGGTTTTGGAATAATAAAGTGACACGTGTTCTCCTGATCGTCGTTTTCGCCAACATAGGAAGCGCCACCGGCTCTATTATTGGGGGAGCTGATATCGCCCGTTTATTCCTTCAAAATTTGTAAAAGAGAGTTGGATAACGCCTCACTTAAAGCCTTCATTCTTAACATGGAAACAGCCGATTTCTAGCAATGCTAAAATCGGCTGTTTCTTGTAAAATCTATTTTGTATTTTCTCATAACAAGAAGCCAGTTTTAATAACAGCTTATCACCACTGATTTTCTTTTTTCTCCGTTAATCGTCCTAGAATACTTAAAATAACGAATCCCAAAATAAAAATCCCAGCGAGGAATCCACTAATTATAGGCGCTTTTATTGCAGAACTTCCGGCCCTACCATAAATAGCAATCCCGAATATTACTGTACCCACAAGTGAAAATATAGCGCTATATTTTAAATTGCTTTGTATTGATGGTCTACTGTTATCGTAATTCCATAGGCCACTATTTGCATATCCCCAAATAACCCAAATACCTCCACATAAAAGTATGACGTTTTCTCCAATTAATTGCTGAAAAGTTGCTTTCATGAATAAGAGTTGAATTAAAATCATAATCACCGATACAGAGAACATTATTTGAAACCCCGCATGGTCGCGTTTTAATAACTCTTGTTCTTGACGCTCATCAATCTTATTTTTCATAATCATCATCCTCCCAAAAAATATCATTTAGTGTTTTACCTAACGCTTTACATATAGCTATACATAACTTTAGAGATGGGTTGAATTTTCCGGCTTCAATCATTCCGATGGTTTTCCTTGTTACGCCAACTGCTTCTGCTAACTGCTCTTGAGACATATCTAATATAGCTCTTGCTGATTTCATTTTGAGATTCTTCAAATTATCTGCCCTCCTTGCATTACATATTATACTTTATAATACTCAATATGGGAAGTATATATCCCATTTATTTTGTAATTATAGCCTGCTTGTAGCAAAATGGTGGCATAAAATAGTAATAGCCCATTCCTGTTTCCAGCAGGAAGGGCTATCTACAAAATTTACGAAGTCAATAATTTAACCGTCCATTCTGACGTATAGTTGTGCAGGCGCTTTATGCGCCTTTTTTCTACTACAATTACACTGAAATGATTTTAAGAGACAAGAAAATTTACACCAATTTCTATTTGAAATAAAGTATATCCGCAATTTCCAATCATTGCTGGAGTTAAGACCCGTACTTTTATTGCGCTAAAAACTTTGTGAAAAATCTATCTGATTTTGATTTTTGCACCCTCATTATCCCAAAAGCATCCGATCATTATCCATTTCTGAGCCACTTCGTTGTTCAAATTGCTCGATGAGCTTATCGATAGTCATATTGTTCCGCTCTTCGCCCTGAAGATCCAGGATAATTCGTCCTTCATGCATCATGATCGTACGTGTTCCGAATTCTAGAGAAGCCTTCATATTATGAGTAATCATAAGCGTACAAAGGTTTTCTTCGGTGACGAACTTCTGAGTTAAGCTCATTACCTTTTTAGCCGTTGCGGGATCAAGCGCTGCAGTGTGCTCATCAAGAAGGAGAAGTTTAGGCTTAACAATCGTCGCCATAAGCAAAGTTAACGCCTGTCGTTGCCCTCCGGAAAGCAATCCAACCTTCGACTTCAGTCGATTTTCCAGTCCCATATCCAAAAGTTCAAGACGCTCCTGTAATCGGTGGCTGTCCTTTTTGCGAAGTCCAGGTCTTAGACTTAAAGGTTCACCTTTAGCAAGAGCAATAGCCAAATTTTCCTCGATCGTCATATCAAAGGCAGTTCCTTTGAGGGGATCTTGAAAAACCCGACCAATCAGACGAGACCGTTTATATTCCGAGTCAAACGTGACATCGTCTGCATCGAGCAAAATTTTGCCCTCATCAATCGAAAAAACCCCGGCAATACCGTTGAAAAGCGTCGACTTACCGGCACCATTGCCACCGATGACGGTCACAAACTCCCCTTCTTTTAGTGAAAGGTTAACCTTCTGAAGTGCTCGTTTCTCATTGATGCTTCCTTGAGCAAACGTTTTGCTGATGGATTTAATTTCTAGCATAAGGCTCTTTCCTCCCTTTCACTATTGATGGTTATATTTGCGTCTCAACATAGAATAGCTATTTTTAAGCACAGGCATGGATAATGCAAGTGCGACAATTATAGCCGAGACAAGCTTGAGGTCCGTCGGAGGCATTCCTAGTTCCAAGGCAAAGGCAATAATCAGGCGGTAGAGAATTGAACCGAGGATAACAGCGACTAATCGGCGAAACAGCGTATTCACTCCGAAAACGGCTTCTCCAATAATCACCGATGCTAGACCGATAACCACCATGCCGATTCCCATGCCCACATCGACAAAGGATTGTTCCTGAGCAATCAAGGCACCTGAAAGAGAAACAAGTGCATTTGAAAGGGCCATTCCAATCAAGATAATTAAATCCGTATTTACCCCTTGGGAACGAACCATTTGGTCATTGTCCCCTGTCGCCCTCAGGGCAAAGCCGAGACGAGTTTTCAAGAAAAGATAGAATAAGAAGAGTACCCCAAGTAGAATGATCACATCGAAGATGAGACGAGCATAATTACCCGGTATGAGCTCTTCCACAAAGCTATACACCGTCGGTTTATTGAGAAGCGGAATATTGGCTTTGCCACCCATTACCTTAAGGTTAATGGAGTAGAGTCCCAGCATCGTTAAAATTCCCGCGAGCAGCGGTTGAATTTTGAGTTTCGTATGAAGAAGACCCGTGACACACCCTGCGCCTCCGCCTGCAATAAAGGCGAGAAGCAGACCCAAAAAGGGATGACCGCTGACACTCATAATCACGGAAACTGCCGCACCCAGGGTAAAACCGCTATCCACCGTTAAATCTGGCATATTAAGCGAACGGAAGGAGAGAAAAACCCCCAGCGCTAAGATTGCATAGATAATTCCCAGTTCTAAAGATCCCTGGAAAGCAGTGAGTGTCATCAGTCTAATCCCCTTTACTTACTTGATTGATTTCTTATTTTCCAAAAATTTGAGCCGCTTGCTTTAGTACATCCTCTGGAAGCTTAATCCCGATCGTATCCGCTGTTTTTTGATTTACATAGATATCCATATCTGTCATAGTCTTCACAGGAATGTCTCCTGCTTTTTTACCCTTTAAGACCTCAACAGCCATTTTTGCCGTTTCTTTACCCAGAACCGTGTAGTTAATACCATAGGTTGCAAGTCCGCCATCCTTAACCATGGAATCCGCTCCGACATAGACAGGAATTTTAGCTGCATTTGCGGTTTGCGCAACAAGGGGCATCGCTGAGGCAATGGTGTTATCAATTGGCGAGAAAATCGCATCTACTTTACCGACTAGAGAATTCATCGCTTGCTGAACTTCAGAGGAGTTCGTAACCGTCGCATTAACAACGGTTATATTGTTTTTCTGAGCATATTCCTTTAAATTGTCGATTACTGATACGGAATTCGTTTCACTGGTATTATACAAAGCGCCAACAGTCTTAACATTAGGTGTAATCCGCTTCGCAAGCTCCATAATCTCTTCAGCAGAGACGCGATCTGAAGTACCCGTAACATTACCGCCGGGGTTATTCATATCCTTCACCAAACCTGAACCGACTGGATCGGTTGCAGCGGAAAAGATAATCGGAATGTTCTTGGTTTCGCTGACAACAGCTTGAGCAGACGGCGTTGCAATGGCGATAATTAAATCATATTTATTATTTACAAACTTTTGAGAAATAGTTTTTAAATTAGATTGATCACCTTGAGCATTTTGATAGTCAATGGTAATATTTTCACCATCTTTGTATCCTTGTGCTGCTAATTCGTTGATAATTGATTCGCGAATCTGATTTAACGAAGGATGTTCAACGATTTGGATGATCCCTATTTTCTTAGGTGCTGAAGAATTCGCTGTATTACTGGATTTTGATTGAGACTGAGTTGTTCCACAGCCTGCCACTGATAATACCAAAGCAAGCATTAAAATCACAGATACCATAGCCGTTAATTTCTTTTTCATTTGAAAAAACCTCCTCTTTCCATTTCAATTCGACGATTCAATGGATTCGGGTCTTCTCTGCAGTTTCGCTCCATCCGCGGAAATGGGCGGAACAGGTTTGTACCAAACTAAAAAATGCCTGTCCTTAAACCTAAATTTAAGGACAGGCATTATAACCTGCGGTACCACCTTAATTGATGCATATCATTTCAATTCGACATATGCATCCTCTTGTGCAGAGTGCCATCACACCCTTAGCCCAATAACGCTGGCTATGCGTCGGTAGCTACTTAAGCATCTTGTACTTTTTCGCTCCGCCCTCAAAGGCCCATTTACCCGCTCCGTTACCTGTCAGGCTCCCACCTACCCTGACTCTCTAAGAAGTTGGTCTTGCGGTTTTACTTCCTCATCAACGGTTTTATATATCATAACATTTTAAAATATGGAATTCAAGGGTTTATGCTATTTTAGTTCACGCTGATTTGTAAACCCTATTCTTGATACTCTTAGCTTCATACATCGCCTTATCCGCCATACCAATCAATTTATCGATAGGCTCCTCGATTCCGGGATGAGAAGTTGCCACTCCGAAGCTTCCGGTAATTTTGATTTGCGAGTCTTCATATACCATAACCAATTCTTCCACACTCTGTCTCATCCGCTCAGCAATCTGATAAGCATCCTGAATTTCTGTATCAGGAAGGCAAATCATAAACTCTTCTCCTCCAAAGCGGCCGATAAAATCATAGGTACGTATTCCTCGGTTCAAGCATTTTGAAAACTGTCGTAAGACGTAATCGCCGGCTAAATGGCCATAAAAATCATTGATTGATTTAAAGTCATCGATATCGACGAGTATCATTGAAAGGTTGGACTGATTCCGCATAGCCCTCGCCAATTCTTCCTCCAGCCGGATCATAAAAGCTCTTCGATTAAGGCAGCCTGTAAGATAGTCAATGCTTGCTAAGGTTTCTGCCTCAATTTTTGCCTTTTTCAACGCTTCTTCCGCTCGCTTCGTTTGGGTAATATCTTGGATCTGAGTGACGAAAAACTTCGGATTTTGACCTTCGTCCCGTACCAACGTAACTGTAGCTTTCGCCCAAACAATGTGCCCTTGTTTATGAATGTAGCGCTTAATGGATTGGAAAGTATCGTACCTACCCAGAAACAAATCACGGATATAGGGCGTATCATTTTCACGATCTTCGGGATAAATGAAGTCTTTATGGATCATATTCATGAGCTCATCTTTAGAATAGCCCACAAGATTGCAATATGAGGGATTAATATCAATATACGATAAGTCAGGTCGTGCAATACACATTCCTAAGGCCGTCTTGTCAAAAGCGATCTCGGTGATCACTGCTTCATCTTGAGCATCCTTAAGAATTTGATTATATCTTCTCTTGAGGATAAAGATATAAGCTATTACGAGAATAATGGTTAAGATTAAAACACCATCTAAAAAGGCATCCCATAAATTCACTTCAACTTCACCTGTTTCTTAAATTTTCCATGAATTAGGTATAATGCCTATATTCTATAATCGTCTGTCAAATCCTTCTATTTTCTATATTTAATTTTTTTCTTTGTTCCTTCATAAAAGCAAACCCAAATACGAAATCGTTTGGGTTTGCTTTACGAGGTGATTTTGCTTGATCCTTGCTCTATTTAATATTTTTAATCGCCATCTCGCCAAACGTTGTCGTTATAATTTTATCATAGGGAGCCGTTTTATTGATAACCCCCGCATCCTGCAAGGCTTTTTGCAAGGTATCTAAGTCTTTCTCTAAGAGAATCGGATCTGTCTTCCACGTATTTTGTTCCTTATAACGTTTGACCACTGCCGTGAGAATTTCGTCATTTGCATCGGGAAATTGAGATTTAATCGCTTTGGCAATTTCTTCAGGAGTATGGCTATCTACCCAAAGCTGCCCTTTATAAATGGCATTCGTAAATTTTTGCACGGTCTGTGGATTCTTCTCGAGATAACTTTTCTTCGCAAAATAAGCAGTATAGGGAACCGGGCCACTTGACTTACCCATCGATGCGACGATGAAGGCCTTTCCTTCCTTTTCCATCTCAGACGCTGTCGGTTCATAAACGATGACATAATCGCCTTGGCCTCCCATAAAAGCACCTGGCATCGCAGCAAACTGCATGGTCGTGTCAATAAATACATCTTTGCCAGGATTCAGACCATTTTTACGTAAAACGTATTGCAGAATAATTTCCGGCATGCCGCCTTTGCGTCCGCCGATGATGGTTTTTCCTTTAAGGTCGCTCCACTTAAAATTGGGATTCGGTTGGCGTGCCAACAGGAAGGTTCCATCCCCATTCGTCAATTGGGCAAATACTACAGAGTGATCTTCTTTTCCTTCGTTATAGACATAGATACTTGCTTCCGGTCCGGCAAAGCCGATGTCCACTTGATCTGTCAGAACAGCCGTCATCACCTTGTCGGCCCCTTGACCGTTTGAGAGCTCAACCTCTAATCCTTCTTCTTTAAAGAACCCTTGAG from the Desulfitobacterium metallireducens DSM 15288 genome contains:
- a CDS encoding winged helix-turn-helix transcriptional regulator, with the translated sequence MSAPMQITNHHEQCHMNEQCLRYEKCPMVLVQELLAGKWKILILWYLSYNTLRFSDIKRLLPQVTQKMLTQQLRSLEEDKLIYRKVYPVVPPKVEYGLTEVGKGILPILKLMHGFGSSYLKAGLDK
- a CDS encoding C4-dicarboxylate ABC transporter, which encodes MQERHYIKYLAPAWFAVIMGTGGLANILYLWQNSLPLGHFFGMSIAALADLLYFIVLIPWTFRWFKYYEYARRDLLHPLTGNFFVTMAVGTAIFGTNIYLIWSQYLGEALTYTLIFALWIIAIVGVTFFTFYTTFQMMRLEKTPEPEMINFSWIMAPIANMAVSLIGNPLLTLTIEFHPNWSLSVLIVNTALFGIGFFLFIFISALVFVRLAIHPLPSAGTTPSFGIFLSAVGLAVSAIIDASKNAHSMGLLASTQLSDLIAVAIWGFGIWILGMIILICLYQIRRGGIPFSMAWWAFIFPLAAYTLASQKIVAIFESPLIFGYTAFLIVLLVLLWLYTFSQTLLGAINGKLFTGTPIPHLEVYGHSSLQSRES
- a CDS encoding redox-sensing transcriptional repressor Rex, whose product is MRAPKIPEATITRLSVYSRYLMKMKRQGKITTSSPDIAQGAGVNPAQVRKDLSFFGEFGTRGVGYNVEQLNWDVLKILSLDEEWSVALVGFGHLGHAVAMHRVFKERGFNFTSIFDRDPEKIGTKVKDIEILPMEQLEKVVAQNHTRIGIITTPADSAQAIADSLVRAGVQAILNFAPVHLSVPETIELREVDLAVNLEVLTFHMEMQRQGFASSRPANF
- a CDS encoding amino acid ABC transporter substrate-binding protein; protein product: MKKLVSAIAFVVMSGLLLTGCGNTKDSAKTTEPAAPATPQKIVIGLDDTFAPMGFRDEQNNLVGFDVDMAKEAASRLNMEVEFKPIDWNSKEVELNSKKVDALWNGLTITEERKKNIAFTEPYMANQQIIIVPANSSIKTKADLKGKVVGTQDGSTSVDAIANEPDVQKSFKELKLYGDFSQALMDLQTSRLDAVVIDEVFGRYYTAKKPGVYTVLTETFGTEDYGVGFRKDDTELLNKVQKTLKDMKADGSAAKISEKWFGKNIVK
- a CDS encoding amino acid ABC transporter permease, with translation MEYLSAIIGPMLEGTTVTLQMFFATIILSLPLGLFVALGRISRFKPLKSFIGFYIWLFRGTPLMLQLLFVYYALPFIPGVSITLTDFQAALLAFVLNYGAYFAEIFRAGIQSIDRGQFEGAKVLGMTYGQTMRRIVLPQVIKNVLPPVSNETITLVKDTSLIYVLAMNDLLRTTRALVQRDFSMMPFVVAAIFYLAMTLVLTKVFQKLEQRYSAYDE
- the hisC gene encoding histidinol-phosphate transaminase is translated as MSKYWSKLVASVEPYVPGEQPKDRNYVKLNTNENPYPPSTQVLEAIKATANESLKLYPDPNGEELKRTLANYCGLKKEQIFFGNGSDEVLAFAFMAFFDPEVPVLFPDITYSFYPVYANLFKIDYELIPLKDDFTLPVEQFFKPNGGIIFPNPNAPTGEYITVEAIEEILHHNQDHVVIVDEAYVDFGGESAQSLIDQYPNLLVVQTFSKSRSLAGLRVGFALGQEELIQGLERIKNSINSYTLDRLALAGAVEAIKDEAYFQATRNKIIRTRERVSDELGKMGFKVIPSKTNFIFISHPTVKAEELFLKLKEEAILVRYFKQPRIDNYLRVSIGSDIEMDRFLEAVRKITAG